The DNA region TCGTGCTCCGTCACATGACTTAATCAAAAGACTTGTAGAGATGCGTCGTCACATGATCTGTACTCTCCACGTTGATTGGCTCTTTCGAAAAAATCCAAGCAACAAAGGCGGTTAAGAGATGGAGGAACGTGCGAAACAgcgggggttcttttttttttttttttttttacgacgttttgcttcatattttgccgcctttattatcattcttttttttccctctctctcttttttttttttttttttatacaatggcACTTCACTGTACAAGAGTTTGATTGTatcaatggaggctatcaaccgAAGAAATGAAGGACATCACATGTTTGCTGCTATAGTTAGTGTCGATCGCCTGTGGCAATACTGCTCGCGATTTCGAGTAAGAAGTTCCAAGTTCGATGTGCAGGAGCAAGACCCAGTATGGCCGCAGAACCCACGTgtctccagcggtctatttttACATGTCTTCAAACTTCAGTCAAACGTACCCTCATcagtagcttcttcttcttctgcgttcgtgggcttcaactcccacgttcactcgtatatacacgagtgggctttttacgtgtatgaccgtttttaccccgccatgtaggcagccatactccgctttcgggggtgtgcattgctgggtatgttcttgtttccataacccaccgaacgctgacatgggattacaggatctttaatttaacgtgcgtatttgatcttatgcttgcgtatacacacgaagggggttcaggcactggtaggtctgcacatatgttgacctgggagatcgtaaaaatctccaccctttacccaccaggcgccgtcaccgtgattcgaacccaggaccctcagatcgaaagtccaacgctttaaccattcggctatggcgcccgtcatcagTAGCGTTTTACCGGCAACTGGGGCAGTGGATTCGTTTCCACTGTGTTTATTAGGGCTGGGCTACCAGTAGGAAGGCGGAGCCcagttctctcttttcccccgttTTTATTAACCTTCCCCATCCGGAGGTCGGATACCAGTTCAAACCTGTGTGGACGGGTGAGGCAAAagatcggagtgaagtgccttttccaaggatacaacacacagacaccacacacagtccAGTGCATTACTCTGGTCGACGTTACAGcagaagtataaggatgaaaactaatcgcttcgccaatagctttttccccaaagcagtaaatgccctgtctctcgaacaaaacacacacacacacacacacacacacacacacacacacacacacacacacacacacacaacacacacaaaatccagtatgataaatagaattatgCAATCATCAACCATCtacttgaagatctagtcatcagcccccatccacatgtgatatgcagcttctgttcaaacgtgtgtgtgtgtgtgtgtgtgtgtgtgtgtgtgtgtgtgtatgagagagagagagagagtgtgtgtgtgtgtgtgtgtgtgtgtgagagagagagagtgcgtgcgtgcaagtgtgtgtgtgtgtgtgtgtgtgtgtgtgtgtgtgcagtgcgtgcatatgtgaatATGTACAAgtctttatattgatatgcacttgtatatatcctaatttctactatatctgtgtttgtgtatgattttcgatttatgttcgtaccttgtttgTATATAaacactcctccccccactctccatccccaccccacccccccacaccgcaccccactcatcccctcacacacaaacacacacacaactaaccccTCCctcgcaacacgcacacacacacacacacacatccagccacacaccatcaccagccacacaaacacacccacacccacctacacaaacacacccacatccacccacccacacacacacacacacatacacatgcacacacgcacacttccgtatacccgcacccccccccccccccccccccccccccccacacacacaccctccaccaccaccccactcccccactcacacaaacaacacccccaccccaaccccccacacacaaacacccactaaccaacccacacaccaccaccaccaccaccacacatacgccccccaccccccccactacccaaccctccccccccccccacacacacaccacaaacccacctacacacaaaaacacccccaacccatcccccccacaccccactacataccctctccccccgccacccctccccccccccccacacacacacaccttagacACGTCAGCATGATGACTGACCAGGACCTCCGCACACTCCTCCACGAACCGCACGGCCAGAGCCTTGGAGGCCAGTCCGGCAGAGTACGTCTCCACAGTCTCCAGCAGACAGTGAAGGGCTGAGGAGAAGGATCTCCTCCCTGCTGCAGagaacctgctgctgctgctgctgctgctgctgctgcctttcgTTTGCCGGTACCGCTTTTCGTAGCGTATCTGTAGGCCAGAACTGAACTGATCAGTACGgttcctaatatatatatatatagttatcatgttctaaaaaTTTGTTTCttcaaatctatctatctatctatctatctatatatatatatatatatatatatatctatatatatatatatatatattcacttattgttttttcttatatatatatatatatatatatatatatatatatatagatagatagatagatagatagatagatatatttgaaaaaaaaatttttagaacatgataactacgtagtagaagacgtcatgtaggcgcagaaagatgacgtaaaaatagcattacgtcaccgataaaagtgtagtctgtgaccaagctggtggatggcagcgaaaattcagattttatttttttgtttaacaaaataggtgttggtttccaactttgttttatatatatatatatatatatatatatatatatatatatatatatatatatatatatatgcacacatgtatgtgtgtatgtagagaacgaaagaacgaacgaatgaacgaaatggtttattcatatttaggccaaagcccctaactgaaggggaaaGTCATATACCAGTCAAGCAATAAGTTTACTAAAAAATACAGTGCTGAACACACAAGCTTCAGATGATTATTATAATGGACAATTCACATCATTACTGTAATCTAAGTTACAGCAATacgcaatctttttttttaaaggcattaTAAATGTATAaagccacattgcacaatacagtttcatttgtGGATGACAAAAGCAAGTTGAGTCTAcagcggcatgggttattataaaacttaggatGGATATATCTCAACAATAAGTCATGAAGacaatatggagagagagagagagagagagagagagagagagagagagagagagagaggctgaaggaggtgtcactgcgttcggacaaatccatacacgctataccacatttgccaagcagatgcctgatcagcagacgtaaccgaacgcgcttagtcagaccttgagagaaaaatgttttaactcactcagtacggccagtcctctcttctcctctacacagacccttcggatgtccagtgggtgtctcaatgacccaaccattagcttccgtcgtcagaattgtggtgttctttgtcaacattcacctcttcagtataagagccttccgcttgcaatattttgatgatggtaattagggtgaaacgctgttaatcgtctctttcgccgttcgtatggagagagttaaagaggatAACGAATGGAAGCCCAAAGAATCATCTTCGTTTTCCATAAAGAGGTGGAAGAAATGTATTGGtacccatcctcggtcggagaccaggctctaagcgtcttacaaacacggagtcatatacacaacaggctgcctacctgggtagagccgactgacagctgccattgggagcttatcattcgtttcctgtgtcataataataataataataataatggatacttatatagcacactatccagaaatctgctctaggtgctttacaaaaaacgcttttgttaacataaaacatcatatctatgttacatacacacaccaaaatgtgactacacacacacacatacacacgcacgcacacacacacacacacacacacacacacacacacacacacacacgcagcatacatacattttaacatacatgtgtatctaacagctaccctaacacatacgcacacataggcaggcacaaacttacataaacacacgcacacacgatacacattcatatacatgcatgtagttatgcacacctacatatgtatacacacatagtcaagcacagctaacgcaaaggaagtggacctgccacaaatgaacttattgctgagggaaaaggtgagttttgagacgagatttaaaagatacgagggaatcagaatcattcaatcaggtttcagtcacgcacgcagaTACTcatatgtgtaacacacacacacacacacacacacacacacgatgttccTCAAACCACCAAGGTTTGAATGGCTACCAgaccggttggggaaggttaaaaaaaaaaaaaaaaaaaagcggaaggagaggactgggccccaccttcctatgtcgAGCTCATGACAAAGTGGACATGAATTTTCACTACTCTGACTGCCATAAAAgacaatgggacctttaaccttttttttctttctttttttcccccccctaaaCTTATTCAAACCCCTTGACTGCTTTACGACGTGGTACTCGTAGCTataagtgacgtcactgatgacgtcatcaaaagAAGAGCAATAACCTCTGGAAggttgaaaattcacacattttgaTCCAGAGCTGTATATCTCGAGactattttctcagtttttttgtttttttttttttctgattgttcttgatattgttttatgacttgaaacaccactttctactttttttttttctttgtgtgtgtgtgtgtgtgtgtgtgtgtgttctaataagCCCCTGGCAGTCAAGGAAACTTAATTAATTAAACGCTTTGCCCTCTGACTGCTGGGCAAACGTTTTAATGTACAAAGAAGaccaatgaaaatgaaatgacaaaaaaatgtcGAGGGCTGATCGGGAGAcaggatgatgatgaaagaggaagAATTGCGGGACGTTTTACTGACTCAATCATTTCGAAAACGACACGTTCCAttttggattgcattgcattgtattgtattgtattatgttgcattgtcagaagtaagacctatggacacagatcgttttcttttcaatcgccaaagacgtggaacaagataagataagataagataagaataactttattatctccaactggagaaatttggtcaggtgcattatcacaacatagacaagtaaacaacatggggaccataactgtaaaagccaacaacagccccaacaaatattacgaagatacaaatgtaaaaaatatcacgtacatcgtttcatacataaatccacacactgcaggtaataactagtattcttaatgtaaaaacagaaagaattaagaaacattatttgactataattataaacatagcctactatactgcacattgattataatagacagataagataagaataaagatgaattgcggaaaaccacaaccagataatcagcacacacccgcaccgcacccccccctccccccccccccccccccacacacacacacgcggataacttgatcaaacaagagtaataaacatatgttctcaaataaaagcatttcacatattcgcttttaaaaacattgcaattaattattacatcgtaattattaaacagaaatatatttagaatatggacgttagcattagacatattcattgtacattcatcctgcatattgcacattattcttcctacatattgcacattcattataaccaattgtcacgttttaagctcagtaaacacacacacacacacacacacacacacacacacacacacacacacacacacacacacacacacacacaactagaacaaggtacagcctatcatgcacggactttcacacgtctcacatgagagtgcgcgcgcgcacacacacacacacagttctcaagaatttaaaaggtggattgaacgtggaataaaagtcttcagagctctggatttcaacttaaaagttctgtagcgtcgtcctgatggcaatagctcataatactttgctaaaatatgggtgtcgtcagttgctatctgcctgctttttttaaccactcgactttcatacagctcttgcatactagcttgtttcactcccacaattttactgcatacactcatgacatcgttcaaaacacgcttactcctcactcccaagcttccataccagcacataaatgaaactgtaagcacagactcgatacaacatcgataataactttgaagaatatttgaatttataccaacatttctaagcttctgtaaacaaaaaattctagattgacatttcttatgaatggaatcaacatttctgtcaaaagtcagcttattgtctaagatggtccctaaatatctatattcattgaccctctccactgtttgaccatcaataacaaggtcagctacaggcaaggggtctttccgaaaatctattaacatttcttttgttttcaatacgttgagatccagatagtttttctcacaccaggaacagaactttttaatttcactgaaataaatagcatcagagttggacagatcttcaattgctgaatcatcagaatattttatgacaggagtttcctccgtgcctctgcagtcatttgtgtacagtgtaaaaagaacaggggacagctcCCTGATAACTTCCGTcattcttttaaatctcgtctcaaaactcaccttttccctcagcaataagttcatttgtggcaggtccacttcctttgcgttagctgtgcttgactatgtgtgtatacatatgtatgtgtacataactacatgcatgtatatgaatgtgtattgtgtgtgcgtgtgtttatgtaagtttgtgcctgcctatgggtgcgcatgtgttagggtagctgttagatacacatgtatgttaaaatgtatgtatgcagtgtgtgtgtgtgtgtgtgtgtgtgtgtgtgtgtgtgtgtgtgtgtgtgtgtgtgtgtgtgtgtgtgtgtgtggtcacattttggtgtgtgtatgtaacatggatATAATGTTTtctgttaacaaaagcgtttttgtatagcacctagagcagatttctggatagtgtgctatataaagtatccattattattattattattattgtgttgttgcgttgtgctgtgttgtgctgtgatgtgttgtgctgtgttgcgttgcattgctttgtattgcatcgtactacatggcattgtattgtgttgtattgtgttgcgttgtattacatggtattgtattgcattgcattgtattgtactgcgtttgattgcactgcattacagagtattgtattgtattgtactgtactgcatgacactgtattgtgttgtattgcgttgtattacacgggattgtattccattgtattgtactgcattttattgctttgcattacattgtattgtattgtattgcattgtagtacatgacactgtattttgtattgcgttgtattgtattgtattgcattgtactgcgtttcattatattgtattgtattgtattgtgttgtattgcatcgtattgtattgtattgtattgtattccattgtatacagcgaatgaCCAGATAAACTTCCCTCATGATGTATATTATACAGCGTGCTGAAACTTTGCAATTCGATAGGAAAGTCAGAGAGTCTAGACTTCTCTTTTTAGCAGAAATGCTGATAAAgatacgttaactcactcagtacggccagtcctctcttctccactacacacacacctcggatgtccagtgggtctctcaatgacccaacctttagcttccgtcgtcagaattgtggtattctttgtcaacattcacctcttcagtgtaagagccttccgcttgtaatattttgatggtggtaattggggtgaaacgctgttaacgttgtctctttcgccgttcgtatggagagagttaacctgactgctcagcatttttgtttgttttgttgttggtgctgttagtggtgtttttgttgttttgtttgttttgttttgtttttctttctttctttcttctatttctttttttaaacttcataCTCACTGATTGTTTGAacgtttctttcatttatttcttatgtggagtgatggcctagaggtaacgcgtccgcataggaagcgagagaatctgagagcgctggttcgaatcacggctcagccgccgatattttctccccctccattagaccttgagtggtgttctgggcgctagttattcggatgagaagataaaccgaggtcccgtgtgcagcatgcacttagcgcacgtaaaagaacccacgtcaacaaaagggttgttcctggcaaaattctgtagaaaaatccacttcgataggacaaacaaataaaactgcacgcaggaaaaaatacaaacagaaaaaggGTGTCgttgtagtgtagcaacgtgctctccctggggagagcagcccgaatttcacacagagaattctgctgtgataaaaagaaatacaaaatgcaaaaacaaaaaaaatatgtggaaaaaaagaaagaaaaaaaagaagaaaagagacaaggccttcaaaactcacttgtgatacactttaaaaaaatccaagctttttatgtattgagtataatttcaaaatataatgtttaagatgagaaagatcagtttaaagcaaattaagtcccctagcattaattacagagtaatttcccttttttagtatctgcaccaaaaacgtttgcaaaataaacaaaacttccatgcttagcaaaagaagttcctgtttgaacaaaaattataataatgagtgctcttgttgttgggtcagaatatcagatcaaagtgccaagtttagataatacaaaaaatatgaatataacagtaaatacagtttgcatataattaggcttcattttttttttttttttttttttgtgcccatcgcagaggtgcaatattgttttaaacaagatgactggaaagaactgaattttccctatttttgtgcctaatttggtgtcaactgacaaagtatttgcagagaaaatgtcaatgttaaagtttaccacggacacacacacacagacaaccgaataccgggttaaaacatagactcactttgtttacacaagtgagtaaaaaaaaatcaccgactTGCGCTACTCACCTCATCAAAGTTGGGGTCGGCCCCCGCTTCCAACAGCAGCCTCAGGCAGCGCACGTAATGTCGCGTGAAGCTGTAGTCATGGAAACAGAGCGCATGCGTCAAGAGCGTGTACAGCGGGTAGGTGCGGGGCGGGGCCTTGGCGCTGACGTCATGGCCCCTCGCGATCAGCACGCGCGTGGCCTCGGGCAGGCGCCCGTAGGAACTCTCCCCGAAGGAGGCGCTGAAGGTGTAGAGCACGTGGAAGAAGTTGATCTGCTTGAAGAGCCGCTTGGGGTCCAGACGCCGGGGCTTCTTCGCCAGCAGCAGGTCTAGACACTCTGGGCGCGCTCTCTGAACGCTCACCTCCAGGGCCGCTTTGAAGTCGTcagtgtcgttgtcgttgtcccGCTGTTGTTGATCCTTGGCGCTCTGTTGCTGaaataggggaagggggagggggagggcggggggtgggtgggtggggattgcggagagagagagaggtggggcgagggggggggggggtgggtgaaggaggaGCATAAATAAGAGCTTCAATAATAATTATGCACTATAGTAAGATGTCTCAATGAATTTATgaacaattaactctctccatacgaacggcgaaagagacgacgttaacagcgtttcaccccagttaccatcatcaaaatattgcaagcggaaggctcttatactgaagacgtgaatgttgacaaaaaataccacaattctcacgacggaagctaaaggttgggtcattcagacacccactggacatccgaggggtctgtatagaggagaagagaggactggccgtactgagggagttaaagaAGAGTGGTGGTGCACCTTGGTGTGTCATTAGGACTGCTCTCTGAAACTgacgttcatttatttattttttgtgttgttgttgtcgttgttgttgtgaactGGGTGttatgggtgggtgagggggtccAATACTGACACTGAGAACACCCgtttttaaataataatgataataagattgataatattaatgtggattgatggcctagaggtaacgcgtccgcccaggaagccagagaatctgagcacactggttcgaatcaaggctcagccgccaatattttttccctcaacactagaccttgagtggtggtctggacgctagtcattcggatgagacgataaaccgaggtcccgtgtgcagtatgcacttaacgcccgtaaaagaacccacggcaacaaaaagggttgttcctggtaaaattctgtagaaaaatccacttcgataggaaaaacaaataaaactgcacgcaggaaccccccccccccccccccccaccaaaaaaaaaaaaaaaaaaaaaaaaaaaaagaaagggtggcgctgtagtgtagcgacgcactcttcctggggagagcagatcgaatttcacacagagaaatttgttgtgacaaaaaaagaaatacaatacaacaataataataataataatatattaataatgataataataataaaaagaagaagtataGTAATTAATGACGCAAACCCCTGATGTAATGGGCTCATAGCGCCTTACATGGAACAACACATATATAATAgcgcataataacatacctctgctcatatatgtatatctgttcaccaaaacaatactacaaattgcaagtatgaacaatcgcacacacacaacacacacacacacacacacacacacacactcacacacacattcacacacacccaatcacacacacacacacacacacacaatcgcacacacacacacacacaacacacacacacacacacacacacaaacaaacacacacgcaatcacacacacacacacacacacacacaatcacacacacacacacacacaatcacacacacacacacgccaaacaccCACCTCCAGCAGAAGGCTCACGGCAGCCGGACAGTCCTCTAGAGCGGCCAGCGTGAGGTGTCCCGCGTTGGGCGCCGCCTCAGGGTGGGCCTTGAGCACGCACACGGACAGCATCGCCTTCACGCACTCCGCACGCCCCGCTCGGGCCGCCACGTCTAGAGGAGTCCTCAGCAGAGGCTGGGAACCGTCCGTCACCAGCCCGTCCACGCGGTCCACACGGTCTGCCTTGCCTCTCCtgcccatccctacccccacccccacctccacccctaaccccacccgaCTAGCAGCAGAACTCGCGCTGCTTTTCTCCTCCGTTCTGGTGAACGTCGACGAACCGATGCGGTGATTGCTCGTGGAGAAGTCCTTCCTCTGACTGCTCTTGGAGGAGTCCTTACTCTGAATGTTCTTGGAGGAGTCCTTACTCTTCTGAGAAGTTTTCTTCGGAGGACCCCCTCTGTGGACAAAGCCTGGAGGGATGAATAAAGGCTGCTGTGCGATTCGGAAATCGTCGGGCCGGTGCTGGAGAAGAACGGTGAGGGTGGTCCGATGGCCCAGAAAGGCAGCCAGGTGAGCGTAAGGGGTGAGCTGGGGCTCGTGCGGCCTGACGAAGTAGCCTTGTTTAAGGAGGAAGTCCACGGCTTCCGGGTTGTCGCCTAGGATGCAGTGGTGGAGGAGGTCCAGGCGGTTGTCGTCTGTCCAGCTGATGACGTCGTTTTTGGGGACCATGCCCAGGATGTCTCTCAGCTTCCTCgtgtcctcctctttctccacggCCTCTCGAAACCTGCGGACTGCGGCTTCCGTCATGGCGTGTGTCGTTTGATTGGCCTGTTCTGGGTGTTTGAAGACAGGTGGATTGGTTTGATGGGTTTAGTGAGGGTGTTTGGAGAGATGTGGCTTGATGTGATTGGTTGGTTGAGAGTGTTTGGAGA from Babylonia areolata isolate BAREFJ2019XMU chromosome 12, ASM4173473v1, whole genome shotgun sequence includes:
- the LOC143287915 gene encoding uncharacterized protein LOC143287915, which codes for MTEAAVRRFREAVEKEEDTRKLRDILGMVPKNDVISWTDDNRLDLLHHCILGDNPEAVDFLLKQGYFVRPHEPQLTPYAHLAAFLGHRTTLTVLLQHRPDDFRIAQQPLFIPPGFVHRGGPPKKTSQKSKDSSKNIQSKDSSKSSQRKDFSTSNHRIGSSTFTRTEEKSSASSAASRVGLGVEVGVGVGMGRRGKADRVDRVDGLVTDGSQPLLRTPLDVAARAGRAECVKAMLSVCVLKAHPEAAPNAGHLTLAALEDCPAAVSLLLEQQSAKDQQQRDNDNDTDDFKAALEVSVQRARPECLDLLLAKKPRRLDPKRLFKQINFFHVLYTFSASFGESSYGRLPEATRVLIARGHDVSAKAPPRTYPLYTLLTHALCFHDYSFTRHYVRCLRLLLEAGADPNFDEIRYEKRYRQTKGSSSSSSSSSRFSAAGRRSFSSALHCLLETVETYSAGLASKALAVRFVEECAEVLVSHHADVSKVGVIGDGGRDLQGTVLHQYAKSCVTLGVDRSILRSILRFGAEPDVKVNGKYALNVYVDTLLETLNGSHKTPHTDHRYQDDVSNLLNFMCAYMSSPHIKEAARIVRTSHYGRSKSEQVKYYVDEVVNSLEAHSKRVRPLQSLAAWSVWQACGKRADVVRNLPVKVELKTMILPLM